A region from the Gemmatimonadota bacterium genome encodes:
- the coaE gene encoding dephospho-CoA kinase (Dephospho-CoA kinase (CoaE) performs the final step in coenzyme A biosynthesis.), whose protein sequence is MDALTETLLRLLPEVGPVLLFALAVLETCFITGLVIPAGVALLLASALVAAGTLSLVPVLLYALGGALVGDSVGFWVGRFSGRALDASRRRIGGLSAGQRRRVDRILSSHPLVSVSFARAVAFVRTLMPMAAGASRLSYPRFLVYDLIGVGAWAALYVGIGWIAGESWHRAGNVLGLVVGTLFVLGTWRLWARRRAAARPGLLSVALTGNVAAGKSTVADVWRAQGVPMVSADELARRASAPGSEGLAAIREAFGPEALSADGSLDREWMRARVFGNDAERARLEAILHPRIRALRDAWMDAQRRARARLVVAEVPLLFETGMEDDFDRVVLVDATDEVRRARLLEGRGLDPEVADKLMASQMDPELKRARSDYVIENDGDLTQLRSRAREVLGQLRGEAG, encoded by the coding sequence GTGGATGCGCTGACCGAAACCCTGCTGCGCCTGCTTCCCGAGGTCGGTCCGGTACTCCTGTTCGCCCTGGCGGTGCTCGAGACCTGTTTCATCACCGGGCTCGTGATCCCGGCAGGGGTGGCCCTGCTGCTGGCATCGGCGCTGGTGGCGGCCGGAACGCTCTCGTTGGTGCCGGTCCTGCTCTACGCCCTGGGCGGGGCTCTCGTCGGTGATTCCGTGGGCTTCTGGGTGGGCCGATTCTCCGGACGCGCCTTGGACGCCTCCCGGCGGCGCATCGGGGGCTTGAGCGCCGGTCAGCGCCGGCGCGTGGATCGCATCCTCTCCAGCCACCCACTGGTTTCGGTGTCGTTCGCGCGGGCCGTTGCGTTCGTGCGGACCCTCATGCCCATGGCCGCTGGCGCGAGCCGACTCTCCTATCCTCGCTTCCTCGTGTACGATCTGATCGGGGTCGGTGCATGGGCTGCGCTCTACGTCGGGATCGGGTGGATCGCGGGCGAAAGCTGGCACCGGGCCGGCAACGTGCTGGGGCTGGTGGTGGGTACGCTCTTTGTCCTGGGAACCTGGCGGCTGTGGGCCCGTCGACGGGCCGCCGCCCGGCCGGGGCTGCTGTCGGTGGCGCTGACCGGAAACGTGGCGGCCGGCAAGTCCACGGTGGCCGACGTGTGGCGTGCGCAGGGCGTCCCCATGGTCAGCGCCGACGAGCTGGCCCGACGCGCGTCGGCGCCGGGCTCGGAGGGGTTGGCCGCGATCCGCGAGGCGTTCGGACCGGAGGCGCTTTCCGCGGATGGGTCTCTGGATCGCGAGTGGATGCGCGCGCGGGTGTTCGGGAACGACGCCGAGCGCGCCCGCCTCGAAGCCATCCTCCACCCCCGCATCCGGGCGCTTCGCGATGCGTGGATGGACGCACAGCGTCGCGCCCGTGCGCGCCTGGTGGTTGCGGAGGTTCCCCTCCTGTTCGAGACGGGGATGGAGGACGACTTCGACCGCGTGGTGCTGGTGGATGCCACCGACGAGGTTCGGCGAGCTCGCCTCCTGGAGGGGCGCGGCTTGGATCCAGAGGTCGCCGACAAGCTCATGGCATCGCAGATGGATCCGGAGTTGAAGCGTGCAAGGAGTGACTACGTGATCGAGAACGATGGTGACCTGACTCAACTCCGGAGTCGCGCCCGCGAGGTGCTGGGCCAGTTGCGTGGTGAGGCCGGATGA
- a CDS encoding thioredoxin domain-containing protein — translation MANRLASEASPYLQQHAGNPVDWFPWGDEAFEAARRLDRPVLLSIGYAACHWCHVMEHESFSDPATAALMNERFVNIKVDREERPDVDHVYMTAVQVLTGHGGWPLTVFLTPSGEPFFGGTYFPPTPRGGMPAFRQVLASVARAWSDRSEEVRSQAAELRSLLERSTRVDPNTISPDFAWVQRAVRHARASFDPVHGGFGGAPKFPQPALLEFLFGWRAHTGDEATLAMVVATLAAMARGGIRDHLGGGFHRYAVDARWQVPHFEKMLYDNAQLARVYLRAWQITGDPRWRRVCEQTLDYVAADLTAPEGGFYCSRDADSEGEEGRYYVWQASEIDAVLGEDADVFKRAYGVTAAGNWEGANILRRNEETEDGGHGAAGDDPSLAARLQAARTLLLQMRSRRTPPGLDDKVLTDWSALTVRAFAEAGAALGRADYLALAERATRFLLEHLREGEVVLHSWRRGRSGRGAFLTDAAALGNALLSLYEATLEPSWAREAAAVAHALLDRFAESGEALLYDTPAQGEALIVRPRDPTDGALPSGNALAAELFLRLGRLLGRPDFVERARAIVDALAGLVDRHPLAFGYLLHVAESLRSDPVEVTLVGTPHGVAPLHREVSQRYLPGLVLAGPDLPDSPLLRDRPSLEGAPTAYVCWHRTCSAPLTDPAALATELNRVGHPGGQG, via the coding sequence GTGGCGAACCGACTCGCCTCCGAAGCCAGTCCCTACCTGCAGCAGCACGCCGGGAATCCGGTGGACTGGTTCCCGTGGGGCGACGAGGCATTCGAGGCCGCTCGCAGGCTGGACCGACCCGTCCTGCTCTCGATCGGCTACGCAGCCTGTCACTGGTGTCACGTGATGGAGCACGAGTCGTTCTCGGACCCCGCCACCGCGGCGCTCATGAACGAGCGCTTCGTGAACATCAAGGTCGATCGCGAAGAACGTCCCGACGTCGACCATGTGTACATGACCGCTGTTCAGGTCCTCACGGGCCACGGGGGGTGGCCGCTCACGGTGTTCCTCACGCCCTCGGGGGAGCCGTTCTTCGGCGGCACCTACTTCCCGCCCACGCCCCGCGGTGGCATGCCCGCCTTCCGACAGGTGCTGGCGAGCGTCGCACGCGCCTGGAGCGATCGCTCCGAGGAGGTGCGCTCGCAGGCAGCCGAGTTGCGCTCCCTCCTGGAACGATCCACGCGCGTGGATCCGAACACCATCAGTCCGGATTTCGCGTGGGTCCAACGCGCGGTCCGGCACGCACGGGCCTCGTTCGACCCGGTGCACGGTGGCTTCGGCGGCGCACCCAAGTTCCCACAGCCCGCGCTCCTGGAGTTCTTGTTCGGCTGGCGGGCCCATACGGGAGACGAGGCGACGCTCGCCATGGTGGTCGCCACGCTGGCAGCGATGGCCCGCGGTGGGATCCGTGATCACCTCGGTGGGGGCTTCCACCGTTACGCGGTGGACGCTCGCTGGCAGGTGCCCCACTTCGAGAAGATGCTGTACGACAACGCGCAGCTGGCCCGCGTCTACCTGCGCGCGTGGCAGATCACCGGCGACCCGCGCTGGCGGCGCGTGTGCGAGCAGACCCTCGACTACGTGGCCGCGGATCTGACCGCGCCCGAAGGAGGCTTCTACTGCTCGCGCGACGCCGATTCGGAGGGAGAAGAGGGGCGGTACTACGTCTGGCAGGCCTCGGAGATCGATGCGGTGCTGGGGGAGGATGCCGACGTGTTCAAGCGCGCCTACGGTGTGACGGCCGCAGGCAACTGGGAGGGGGCCAACATCCTCCGTCGTAACGAGGAGACGGAAGACGGAGGGCACGGCGCGGCGGGAGACGATCCGAGCCTCGCGGCGCGTCTGCAGGCCGCCCGCACGCTCCTCTTGCAGATGCGTTCGCGGCGGACCCCTCCAGGGCTGGACGACAAGGTGCTCACCGATTGGAGCGCCCTCACGGTGCGTGCGTTCGCAGAAGCCGGCGCCGCCCTCGGGCGGGCCGACTACCTGGCCCTCGCGGAGCGGGCCACGCGCTTCCTGCTCGAACATCTCCGCGAAGGTGAGGTGGTCCTTCACAGCTGGCGGCGGGGCCGGTCCGGCCGCGGTGCCTTTCTGACCGACGCCGCAGCGCTGGGAAACGCGCTGCTCTCGCTCTATGAGGCGACCCTGGAGCCGTCCTGGGCGCGGGAGGCAGCGGCGGTGGCGCACGCACTCCTGGACCGCTTCGCCGAATCCGGTGAGGCCCTGCTGTACGACACCCCCGCCCAGGGAGAGGCGCTGATCGTTCGGCCCCGCGACCCGACCGACGGGGCGCTCCCCAGCGGAAACGCGCTGGCTGCCGAGCTGTTCCTACGGCTGGGTCGCCTCCTGGGCCGCCCGGACTTCGTCGAACGTGCGCGCGCGATCGTCGATGCGCTGGCGGGACTGGTCGATCGCCATCCTCTGGCCTTCGGCTACCTCCTCCACGTCGCGGAGTCCCTGCGTTCGGATCCGGTCGAGGTGACGCTGGTCGGCACCCCGCACGGTGTCGCCCCGCTGCATCGCGAGGTGTCGCAGCGATACCTCCCCGGGTTGGTGCTGGCGGGGCCGGATCTGCCGGATTCCCCCTTGCTGCGGGACCGGCCCTCTCTGGAAGGGGCCCCGACCGCCTACGTCTGCTGGCACCGGACGTGCTCCGCTCCACTTACGGACCCTGCGGCCCTGGCCACCGAGTTGAACCGGGTTGGCCATCCTGGGGGCCAGGGGTAG